A region of Lycium barbarum isolate Lr01 chromosome 3, ASM1917538v2, whole genome shotgun sequence DNA encodes the following proteins:
- the LOC132630249 gene encoding secreted RxLR effector protein 161-like, translating into MPNKDKPVAQLDYARFIGCLMYAMTSTRPDIAFVVGKLSRYTSNPSKLHWYAIYRVLKYLKKTIDYGICYSGFPSVLEGYSDASWISDRVDHASTSGWIFMLGGGAISWGSKKQKCITESTIASEFIALASASKEAEWLRDLLYNIPLWPKPMSPISINCDSQATL; encoded by the coding sequence ATGCCAAATAAAGATAAACCTGTTGCACAGTTAGATTATGCACGATTCATTGGGTGCTTAATGTATGCCATGACAAGTACACGACCAGATATTGCGTTTGTTGTCGGCAAGTTAAGTAGATACACAAGTAATCCAAGTAAATTGCATTGGTATGCAATTTATAGAGTATTGAAGTACCTGAAGAAAACAATTGATTATGGAATTTGTTATTCGGGTTTTCCTTCTGTTTTGGAAGGATATTCTGATGCTAGTTGGATTTCAGATAGAGTAGATCATGCATCTACAAGTGGTTGGATTTTTATGCTAGGTGGAGGTGCAATTTCTTGGGGTTCCAAGAAGCAAAAATGTATAACTGAATCCACTATAGCATCTGAATTTATTGCTTTAGCCTCGGCGAGCAAAGAAGCGGAATGGTTAAGAGATTTACTCTACAATATCCCACTATGGCCAAAGCCAATGTCACCAATTTCAATCAATTGTGATAGTCAAGCCACTTTGTGA